The Streptomyces sp. NBC_00659 genomic interval CGAGACGCTCACCGCCGCGGGAACCCCGCCCCTGGTCATGTGCCACATCTCGCACGTCTACGAGAACGGTGCCTCGCTCTACTTCACGGTCGTCTCCGCGCAGGGCGAGGACGCCGTGGCCCACTGGGTGCCGGCCAAGGAGGCCGCCAACGAGGCCGTGCTGAGCGCGGGCGGAACCATCAGCCACCACCACGGGGTGGGAACGGACCACCGTGACTGGTACCTCCGGGAGGCGGGACCGCTGGGTGTCGAGGCCCTGCGGGCCGTCAAGGAGCGGCTGGACCCCGACGGCCTTCTCAATCCCGGGATCCTGCTGCCCGTCGACTGACACCGGCCCGATGACGTGGTGGCGGCCCGGGGCCACCGCCACGTCATCGGGCTCCGGCGGCCCGAACCCCGCCGCGTACAGCCGTACCGCCGGCCCTGACCCCGACACCGCCGCCGTACACAGGTTCCGCCCCTGCCCGCTCCGTCTCACCCGTCACTGCCCGGAGGCACACCGATGCGACAGTTCACCGCCGTCGTCAATCCCACCGCGGGCGGCTCCACCGGGGCGGCGGCACTGCTCCCGGTGGCCCGCCTGCTCAGGGAGGCCGGAGCCGGTCTGGAGACCGAGTACAGCCGGAGCCTTGCCCACGCGCAGGAGCTCGCGCTCCGCGCCGGGGAACGGGGCCGGGTCGTCCTCGCCGTGGGCGGCGACGGGATCGCGGGCGGGATCGGCGGCGCCCTGAGCGGGACCGACACCGTCCTCGGGCTGATACCGGCCGGCCGCGGCAACGACTTCGCCCGCGCACTCCGACTGCCGACCGCGGCCGCGGACCTGACGCGCGTCCTGCTGCACCACGAGCCCCGGCGCGTCGACACCATCGAGGTGGAATCCGCGGTGCACGCGCGCACCGTGGTTCTCGGAAGCGTGTACGCGGGCGTCGACGCTCTCGCCAATCAGCACGCCAACCACGCACGCGTGCTGCGCGGGGCCGCCTCGTACTACGCCGGCGGCCTGCGCGCGGTCACCGGCTGGCGTCCGGTGTCGTACCGCGTCACCGTCGACGGGGAGGAACACCTCCACCGCGGCTACACCGTCGTGGCCGCGAACTCCGCCTACTACGGCTCCGGGCGCATCATCGCCCCGGCGGCCCTGACGGACGACGGTCTGCTGGACGTCGTGATGATCCGCGAGGCCCCGCGCCGGCTGTTCTTCACCCTCATGAACGAGCTCAAGACCGGCGCGCACACCGCGCGGCCGGAGGTGGTGATGCTTCGGGGCCGGGAGATCCGCATCGAGGCCGACCGGCCCGTGCCCTACGGCGCGGACGGGGAGGTCGAGGCCGCCCTCCCCGTCACGGCCCGGGTGCGGCCGGGCGATCTGGCCATGCTCTTCTGATCGCCCCGGCCCCCGGTGCGCCACCGCAGGTCACCCCGCGGCGGTCTCTCCGCTCGCGCTGCCCGCCAGCCACTGGTCCCAGCTCAGGTTGAACGAGGCGAAGCCGTTGTCGGCCGAGGCCTTCGCGCGCGGGGAGCCGGTCACGGAGACCGGGTCACCCTGCTTGACCTGGCCGTAGAACCACTTGGCGTCGGTGATCGAGAGGTGGACACAGCCGTGCGAGCCCCGGGCGCTGCCACTGCCCGGGTTCGGGTCGCCGGTCGAGTAGTGGACGTAGGTCCCGGACTGGGTCAGGTGGACGTCCCAGGGAAGGGTCAGGTCGTAGTAGTTCGCGTCGCCCTTGTTGCAGCTGATACCGACGCTGCACGAGGTCATGTGGACCTTCTCCTGCTTGTCGATCACCGCCATCACGCCGTTCCACGTGGGGTATTCGGCACTGCCCGCGTTGATCGACAGGGTCCGTACCGGCGCGCCGTTCTTGGTGACCTTCATGGTGTGGCCGGTGACGGACACATCCGCGCGGACGTCGTCGCCGACGGTGAAGTCGTGGACGTAGGAACGCGTGCCGTAGCGGCCGTTGCCGTTGGCGACACCCTCCAGGTCGGCGGTGATCTTCACCTTCGTACCGCTCGCCCAGTACGACTTGGGCCGCCAGTCGGCGCGCCGGTCCCCGAACCAGTGCCACGCGCCCGTCATCGGCTGGGAGCTGGTGACCTTCATGTGCTTCTCGATGTCGGCGCGGGCCTTCTGCCCCACCGGATTGGTGAAGATCACCGAGATCGGCATCGCGACACCGACCGTGGCACCGGTCTGCGGCGTGATCGTCTCCAGCAGCATCGGTGGCCCGGCGGGCTTCGATGGAGACGGCTTCGCACTGGCCGCCGGCTTCTTCGAGCCTGCCTTTCCGTCGTCTGAACTCGCCTTCGGCGTACCCCCGCCACAGGCACTGGCCCCCGCCAGCACCGCAACCATCACGAGTGCCGTCGATATCCCGCTACGTCGCTTCACTTTTACCCCGGCTCACAATCGTGCCTGCCTCACTGTTCACTTGGACTGCGGGCACCGGCCCGCGGTTGCAGTACGTGTGTAAAGCACGGTTCAAAACCCGGCTCGGGAGGCTCGCGCCCCCCGCGGATCGGGCGGAACGCGTGACGGCTACCGGTGCCGGACCGCCGGTCACCGGTACCCGCTTCGGGTCGGCTCACGCCTGTGCGGCGGCGCCGGCGCGGCCCGGATGCCGGGAGAGGAACGGCACCGCGCCGTCGGCCTCGACCCTGGGCAAGTCCCTTGTGCCGACCGGGGTTCTAGTGCCCCGACAGGCAACGTTCGCCGCGTCGCGTAAACGTTGCCTGCCGGGGCACTAGGAGCGCGTTCGCCGGGCCGCGTCGGCCCCTTGGGGCGCCGTCGCGGGCTGTCCCGTCGACGTCCCCGCTCCGGAGCGGACGAGCGGTACCAGCACTCCGGCACCGGCCACGGCGAGCACGGCGACCACCCGCAGCACCCCGTTGATCGCCGATCCGTCGGACGCCGCTCCGCCGGCGGACCCGCTGATCTCCTCCAGCACGGTCGCGGCCACCGTCACGGCCACCGCGCCCCACAGCACCAGGGAGGTGAGCACCAGGCCCGACGCGGCCGCGAGCCGCCCGGCGGACACGTACGACTGGGTGGCCGCGTTGGTGAGCGCCCAGCCGAGCCCGACACCCGCTCCGACCACCGCGAACACCGCGGCGTAGAGCGGCAGGGGATGCGCCCAGGTCAGCGCGGCGAGCGCCACCCCGCTCAGCAACAGCCCCACCGCCATCAGCACCTCCGCCCGCCACCGGTGCGCCAGATGGCCCGACCAGTAGCTCGCCGCGCCGACTCCCGCCGACAGCGCCAGGAAGACCACTCCCGACTCCAGCGGTGACAGCCCCCGCGCCTGCTCCAGATACAGCGCCGCCAGCACCGCGACGAGGCAGTACACGATGTTCGACGCCGTCCCGGCCACCGTCACGGTCACGAACGGCCGGTTGCGCAGCAGGGACAGGTCGATCAGCGGTTCCGCCGCCCGCCGCTCGACCGCCACGAACAGGGCCAGCATCGACGCACCCACGGCGAAGCACGCCAGGGTGGCCGCCGAGCCCCAGCCCCAGTCCGACCCCTGGTCGACGGCGATCATGACGGCTGTCAGACCGCCGGCCAGCGTGATCGCGCCCGGCAGGTCCATCCCCCGCGTGGCCCCCTGGTCCCGCGACTCCGTCACGTACCGCAGCATCAGCAGCGCAGCCAGCGCGCAGAACGGAACGTTCAGCAGGAAGACCGCACGCCAGCTGACGAGTTCGGCGAAGGTGCCGCCGACGAAGGGCCCCAGCGCGGTGCCGACGGCGCTGAAGGCGAGAACCGTCCCGACGGCCCGGCCCTGACGGCCGTCACGAAAGTGCGCGGTCACCACCGCCACCGCGATGGGCAGGACCAGGGCCGCCGCCATCCCCTGGACCGCGCGTCCCGCGGTCAGCCACACCGCGTTCTGCGCGGCGCTGCACACCACCGACATCACGGCGAAGCCGGTCAGCCCGACGACGATGATCCGTCTGCGGCCGTACAGGTCGGCTGCCCGCCCGCCGACGATCATCAGTGCCCCGAGTGTCAGCATGTAGCCGCTCACGAGCCACTGAAGGTTCGTGGCCGGTGTCCCGAAGTCCCGGGCGATCACGGGCAGCATCAGGTTCAGCGCGAACCAGTCCAGCTCCACCAGCAGCACCGCGATCGAGGTGGCGGCGATGACCGCGCGGTCCCGGCGTGAGAACAGTGCCGTCGTCCGGCCTGCGGATCCGCTCACGACGACCATCCCCTGCCACGGGTCACTCCTCCCGCCAGCCTGCGGGCGCCCGCGGAGCCGCGCAACCGGAGCCCTGCCCGGCCGGCCGCGCGGCTCCGCGGCCCCGGCGGGGTGCCCGGCCCCTCCCGTTCCTCGCGGGCGGCTCCTTGTCCGCTCAACTCCCTTACCGT includes:
- a CDS encoding L,D-transpeptidase → MVAVLAGASACGGGTPKASSDDGKAGSKKPAASAKPSPSKPAGPPMLLETITPQTGATVGVAMPISVIFTNPVGQKARADIEKHMKVTSSQPMTGAWHWFGDRRADWRPKSYWASGTKVKITADLEGVANGNGRYGTRSYVHDFTVGDDVRADVSVTGHTMKVTKNGAPVRTLSINAGSAEYPTWNGVMAVIDKQEKVHMTSCSVGISCNKGDANYYDLTLPWDVHLTQSGTYVHYSTGDPNPGSGSARGSHGCVHLSITDAKWFYGQVKQGDPVSVTGSPRAKASADNGFASFNLSWDQWLAGSASGETAAG
- a CDS encoding diacylglycerol kinase family protein, producing MRQFTAVVNPTAGGSTGAAALLPVARLLREAGAGLETEYSRSLAHAQELALRAGERGRVVLAVGGDGIAGGIGGALSGTDTVLGLIPAGRGNDFARALRLPTAAADLTRVLLHHEPRRVDTIEVESAVHARTVVLGSVYAGVDALANQHANHARVLRGAASYYAGGLRAVTGWRPVSYRVTVDGEEHLHRGYTVVAANSAYYGSGRIIAPAALTDDGLLDVVMIREAPRRLFFTLMNELKTGAHTARPEVVMLRGREIRIEADRPVPYGADGEVEAALPVTARVRPGDLAMLF
- a CDS encoding MFS transporter, with translation MSGSAGRTTALFSRRDRAVIAATSIAVLLVELDWFALNLMLPVIARDFGTPATNLQWLVSGYMLTLGALMIVGGRAADLYGRRRIIVVGLTGFAVMSVVCSAAQNAVWLTAGRAVQGMAAALVLPIAVAVVTAHFRDGRQGRAVGTVLAFSAVGTALGPFVGGTFAELVSWRAVFLLNVPFCALAALLMLRYVTESRDQGATRGMDLPGAITLAGGLTAVMIAVDQGSDWGWGSAATLACFAVGASMLALFVAVERRAAEPLIDLSLLRNRPFVTVTVAGTASNIVYCLVAVLAALYLEQARGLSPLESGVVFLALSAGVGAASYWSGHLAHRWRAEVLMAVGLLLSGVALAALTWAHPLPLYAAVFAVVGAGVGLGWALTNAATQSYVSAGRLAAASGLVLTSLVLWGAVAVTVAATVLEEISGSAGGAASDGSAINGVLRVVAVLAVAGAGVLVPLVRSGAGTSTGQPATAPQGADAARRTRS